A genomic segment from Phragmites australis chromosome 6, lpPhrAust1.1, whole genome shotgun sequence encodes:
- the LOC133920455 gene encoding CBS domain-containing protein CBSX5-like: protein MAASLLSHVVSDLCIGRPKVLTLTPSTPVAAALAALRAGADPFAFVDAEPSSRAKRGAATAYVKVSVAGILCYVCGDAGNLGDPAAALSRPVSAIAAVVGGVAHRVDPQTSLLDAIDVLLTDGCQGLLVPLHARARRKHHHVPSSDAVTAAEYCVLTQQDIARHLFGSISHFSPVAALTVASLGLVRRDVHAVHVDDDALDAIPLLRRSISDGTAVAVIADDDALVREICPGVLGSCDVESVSAAFAALSAGDVMTYIDCSLSQTSPEFPLRAVRAQLKDRGLDAMAELMDTWNAASAPFSPSSSSSSTSSDEESTLGRARRPRRVLSGSFGWRSTEDVVACHAGSSLVAVMAQALAHRVGYVWVVDEASGALVGVVRFADVLSVLQEHLRP from the exons ATGGCGGCGAGCCTCCTGTCCCACGTCGTCTCCGACCTCTGCATCGGCAGGCCGAAGGTGCTCACGCTGACGCCGTCCACCCCCGTCGCCGCCGCACTCGCCGCACTCCGCGCCGGAGCCGACCCATTCGCCTTCGTGGACGCTGAACCATCCTCCCGCGCAAAGAGGGGAGCAGCCACGGCGTACGTGAAGGTCAGCGTCGCGGGCATCCTCTGCTACGTCTGCGGCGACGCGGGAAACCTCGGCGACCCCGCGGCCGCACTCAGCCGGCCCGTGTCCGCGATCGCAGCAGTCGTTGGTGGCGTCGCCCACCGAGTGGACCCTCAGACAAG CCTGCTTGACGCCATTGACGTGTTGCTGACCGACGGCTGCCAAGGCCTGCTCGTTCCTCTCCATGCGCGCGCCCGTAGGAAGCATCACCATGTCCCCTCCTCCGATGCCGTAACGGCAGCCGAGTACTGCGTGTTGACGCAACAGGACATCGCTCGCCATCTCTTCGGCTCCATCTCCCACTTCTCCCCGGTCGCCGCGCTCACCGTCGCCTCCCTCGGCCTCGTCCGCCGCGACGTGCACGCGGTCCACGTCGACGACGACGCGCTCGACGCGATTCCGCTCCTGCGGAGATCCATCTCGGACGGCACGGCAGTGGCTGTCATCGCCGACGACGACGCATTGGTCCGCGAGATCTGCCCCGGCGTGCTCGGCTCGTGTGACGTCGAGTCGGTGTCCGCTGCCTTCGCTGCTCTCTCTGCTGGCGACGTCATGACGTACATCGACTGCTCTCTGTCGCAGACATCGCCGGAGTTCCCGCTTCGCGCCGTCAGAGCCCAGCTCAAGGACAGGGGTCTCGACGCCATGGCCGAGCTCATGGACACTTGGAACGCTGCTTCTGCGCCCTTCTCCccatcgtcgtcatcgtcttcGACATCGTCCGACGAGGAGTCAACGTTGGGACGCGCACGGAGACCAAGGAGGGTTTTGTCGGGGAGCTTCGGGTGGCGGTCGACGGAGGACGTGGTAGCATGCCATGCCGGGAGCTCGCTGGTGGCCGTCATGGCCCAGGCGCTCGCGCACCGAGTCGGGTACGTCTGGGTCGTCGACGAGGCCAGCGGCGCGCTTGTCGGAGTCGTGAGATTTGCCGATGTGCTCTCCGTGCTCCAAGAGCATCTCCGTCCCTAG